The genomic window CAGGCTAAACCATTGTTGCAACAATTCCCAAGGAATTGCGGTCATAAGTCCTGCACCGTCGCCTGAATCTTTATCAGCGCTACAACCGCCCCGATGTTCTAAGCAAGTTAAGGCATTTAAAGCTTTTTCGATAATTTCGTGATTTGCTTTATTTTCACAGTTAGCAACTAAACCTACACCACAAGCATCCCTTTCTTCTACCAACCATCGGGGTTCCATATATGTCAAAGACTCGGTATTATTTATGTTTTGATTATCTGCAAGTGAATTTTCCCGGCGTTCCATAGGCTAGTCCTAGCTGATTTATTTAATTAAGGGTAGGTGAAAGTTATTGTAGGTGTAGATGTTAAGTTTGCTAAAACATCCTAGCAATTGAATTAGAGCGATCGCAATTCTATTGCTACTATTTGCCTAAAAGTAGGATTTTTTTAAGTAATGTTCGCTAACTCGTACTTATTCTTGAGTCGATACATTTTTGTCAATGCAATCAAAAAAATTCACGAACCCAGCAGTATTTACCACCCCAACACCTTTATTTTACAAGTTCTTCGCCCCAGTAATTAGCTTGGTAGCAGAAGGCTTAATCGAGTTAACTTACCATTCCTTTAAGCCAATCCGATTTAATCTCTTAATTGCTGGGCAAGACTTAAAAATGTTGATGAGTGCCAATTGAGGCATCAAGCTAATCTATATTATGACGTTAAAGCTTTAAACATAAGTCATTGATTTTTAATATTTGTCGTCAATTACCCCTCAACTTGTCTAACTCATGGTAAAAGGTTCATCTAGCTTCTTTCCTACTCCAGCAAAAATCCTCTTACTACTGCTACCAAAGGTTTTAGAGCTACTACTTACGGGGGAAGTGCGAAGTCAAATGCCATTACCCACCCCAACTAACAAAGAAATTTTACTAAATAATCGCCCTTTAGCGATCGCCTGGACTCAATGGCAACAAGCAGGTAAAACTCACATAGGTATTAGCGATACGGGTTTTGCTCAAATTCTCGGTGTCGATTTACTCAATACTAACGACCCCACTAAGCAACCGATTCAATGGTTTAACGAACCAAAAACTAACCCCATTGTCTTACCAACTAAGCTTAACGGCGGTTATCGTTATTTAGATGTTACTAACTTTACTCCCCCTGGGTGGCAGTTTGCGGTTAAAAATAATACTTTAGTAATTACTTCTCCCACTGCTAAAATCCAAGACATTCGGCTAGGAAAACAAACTTTTGGCGATCGCATTGTTATAGATTTAGATCGTCCTACCTCTTGGCAAGTAAATCAGCAAAGCGCACCACCAAAGCCAAAAACAGTAATTAACGAATTAGTTGAGATTGTTAAAACGCAAGTAGCGAAACAAGTTTGGCTAATAACCATTGACGGTAGCGCTAACCCCGCCATAGCCAAGACTTTCACTGATTCCCCATCTCAAAAAATAGAAACTACTCCAACTCTTGCCAAGATTCGCCTCAATCTCCCGGTGGGGATATCTCCGCGCGTTAGTACCTTAACTAATCCCCATCGATTAGTAATTGATATTCGTCCCGATGGGATGGTAGAGAAAAATATCCTTTGGGCGGACGGTTTGCGCTGGAGACAGCAGTATGTAAGCTTGAATGAGGATCGTTTTTCGGTGACGTGGTTAGAACTTAACCCCGCCAAAAACCTAAAAATGCTGCCATTTTGGAGCGAAGCTACAACTCTCGTAGGTACAAACCCTTTAATTAAAACCGCCGAGCGCTACAATGCCGTTGCAGCAATTAATAGTGGCTTTTTTAACCGCAAAAATCAATTGCCTTTAGGTGCAATTCGCCGCGATGGTAACTGGATATCAAGCCCAATTCTCAATCGTGGGGCGATCGCCTGGAATAATGGCAAAATAAAAATTGGTCGTCTTAGTATCCAAGAATCTGTACTTACCAATACTGGGCAAACCTTAGCAATTAAAACTTTTAATAGCGGCTACGTCCAAAAAGGTGTCGCTCGTTATTCTTCTGTTTGGGGTGCTAACTACAGCCCTCTTACCGATAACGAAACTATTGTCATAGTCCAAAATAACGCAGTTACAGCACAACTCCCCGGTGGCGTTGCAGGAAAAGCAAATTTTCCCATCCCTACTAATGGCTATTTGCTAGTAGTACGCGGTGATAATGTGTCAATTCCTATCGGTTCAATTCTCCGCCTGCAAAGTGCGACTATTCCCGCCGATTTTGCAGCTTACCCCCACATTTTAGCGGCGGGGCCGGTTTTAATTCAAAATCGGCAAATTGTTCTAGATGCCAAAGCTGAAGGCTTTAGCGATGCTTTTCTTAGAGAAAAAGCAATTCGGAGCGCAATTTGCACCACCGCATCGGGAAATGTATTAATCGCCGCCGTCCACAATCGCGTTGGTGGTGCGGGGTCAACTTTGGCAGAAGTTGCTAAAGTAATGCAGCAATTAGGGTGTACTGAAGCCCTTAATTTTGACGGTGGGAGTTCAACTAGCCTTTATTTAGGAGGACAATTAATTAATCGTTCTCCTAGTACCGCCGCTCGCGTTCATAATGGATTAGGCATTTTTATGACTCAACCTTAAGTTAACAAAATTAACGTTTAATTATGAAGACTTGATGTAGAATACTTAATTTTTAAGCAACACCCTTTCCCGATCGAGGATATTTTGTTATCTTTGGCTAGGACAAGTGCGATCGCGTTTTTTTGAGTTTTTAACCTTATACTGAAACGTTCAGCAATTCTAAGGAGAAAAAATGGTTCAACAAGTTAAAGAAGTTTCCCAAGAACCAGCATTAAACCTGCCTTCAGGTGTAACTCATAAAGGAGTTGCTGCAACAGAGTTACGTCCTTGGGGATCTTTTACAGTTTTAGAAGAAGGACGCGGCTACAAAATTAAGCGCATTGAAGTTAAACCCGGTCATCGTTTAAGCCTGCAAATGCACCACCACCGCAGCGAACACTGGATTGTAGTCTCTGGGACTGCTAGAGTTACCTGTGGCGACGCGGAAGTAATGCTAAGTAATAATCAATCTACTTACGTTCCTCAATGCACAAACCATCGCTTAGAAAATCCTGGAGTAATTCCCTTAGTCTTAATTGAAGTCCAAAACGGCGAATACTTGGGAGAAGACGATATAATTCGTTTTCAAGATGACTACGCTCGTGGTAAATAAAAGTTGCTCAAGCGCGACTTATTAGTAAAATTTATCTAGAATATTTAACTTATCCCCGTTGCCAACTATCTAGGTGTACGAGGGATTTTGTTTATTTTTATTTCCATGATTACTATTAGCCCCGCCGCCATTCAAGAAATCCGCCGCCTAAAAGCAAAATTTGCTAACCCAGAAGCTTTATTTCGACTGCAAGTAGAACCAGGCGGCTGTTCGGGTTTGATTTATAAGTTAAACTTCGATCCGCCAACTCAAAGCGATCGCCTTTACGAATCTAACGGCATAAATATAGTTATAGACCCTAGCAGCGTTGAGCATCTAAATGGTTTAACCCTCGATTACTCGGAAGATTTAATGGGGGGTGCTTTTCGCTTCCACAACCCCAACGCCCTAACTTTTTGCGGTTGCGGTAATTCTTTCGCTACTACCGCTTAGATAAAAACTTTGCTACTTAATTGACACACACCCAGCAAAATAGATATAATTAGAATTTGTAAAAACTTAGAACAGCAAAACCTCAATCGTGCTGTAACTCATGCCAACTATACAGCAATTAATTCGCACTGAACGCCAAGTAGCCGACAAGAAAACCAAGTCACCAGCTTTAAAGCAATGTCCCCAGCGCCGGGGCGTTTGCACTAGAGTCTATACCACCACACCGAAAAAGCCTAACTCCGCGTTACGGAAAGTGGCTAGAGTACGTCTAACTTCAGGCTTTGAAGTAACAGCTTACATTCCCGGTATCGGTCACAACTTACAAGAACACTCGGTCGTGATGATTCGCGGTGGTCGGGTTAAAGATTTGCCCGGAGTAAGATACCACATTATTCGCGGAACTTTAGACACTGCCGGAGTTAAAGATCGTCGTCAAGGTCGCTCAAAGTACGGCACAAAGCGTCCTAAGCCTGCTGCTTCTTAAACTTTGAAATTAAATACAGTAGTTAAGGCGACTGGTGTAATAAATCTCAGCCTTACTACCGTTTTTAAACTTGCATCTCAAAAACTAAATTGAGGCGCAGTCAGTAAAAAGCTTTATAAGTAACAATACAGCGCTCTAGACAAAGATTGCTCAATATTTGGTGACAAAACCAGCATCATTGTCAAGTAATTAAAGCGAAATCTCAAGCATCTAATCCAGTTCATAGAAAAACCTTTACAGGCTAAGTTATGTCTCGTCGTACAGTTGTCCAAAAACGTATCGTTCCTCCTGACTCTGTGTATAACAGCCGTCTCATCAGTATGATGATGCGGCGAGTAATGCGGAGCGGCAAAAAATCTATCGCTGCCGGGATTATCTACGATGCGATGAAAACCATCGAAGAACGCACCGGAAGCGACCCTTTAGAAACCTTTGAAAAAGCCGTGCGGAATGCCACACCTTTAGTAGAAGTAAAAGCCCGTCGTGTTGGTGGCGCAACTTACCAAGTCCCAATGGAAGTACGCACAGAAAGAGGAATAACTCTAGCTATGCGGTGGCTAATTCAGTTTTCCAGGCAGCGCCCAGGACGCACTATGGCAAGCCGTCTAGCCAACGAACTGATGGATGCGGCAAACGAAACGGGCAACGCGATTCGTAAAAGAGAAGAAACACACCGAATGGCAGATGCTAATAAAGCCTTTGCCCATTACCGCTACTAGACGGTTTTCCGTAAAAGTATAGAATCTTAACAGACAGTAGCATATAGATAAGTGCGGCTAAAAATTAAAGGAGGCAGCTAACTGTGGCACGTACAGTCCCACTGGAAAAAGTACGCAATATCGGGATTGCGGCTCACATTGATGCGGGTAAGACAACAACTACCGAACGCATTTTGTTTTATTCAGGTATCGTTCACAAAATTGGTGAGGTACACGAAGGAACAGCAACAACTGACTGGATGGAGCAAGAGCGGGAAAGAGGCATTACGATTACTGCGGCGGCAATTTCTACTAGTTGGAAAGATTACGCAGTCAATATTATTGATACCCCCGGTCACGTAGACTTCACTATTGAAGTTGAGCGTTCGATGCGCGTGTTGGATGGGGTAATCGCCGTATTTTGTTCGGTGGGAGGCGTACAGCCTCAGTCAGAAACCGTATGGAGACAGGCAGACCGCTACAAAGTACCAAGGATTGCTTTTATCAACAAGATGGATCGGATGGGCGCGAACTTTTATAGAGTTCACGAACAAATCCGCGATCGCTTGCGAGCCAATGCTGTAGCTATTCAATTGCCAATCGGTACAGAAAGTGACCTGCGCGGCATTGTTGACTTGGTGAAGATGAAAGCTTACATCTACAACAACGACCAAGGTACAGACATTGAGGAAACCGAAATTCCTGCCGATATGCAAGACAAAGCCCAAGAGTTTCGCGCCAAGCTAGTTGAAGCTGCTGCCGAAACTGACGAAGTATTAGTAGAAAAATACTTTGAAGGCGTTGATCTTACTGAAGCAGAAATTCGCGTAGCCTTGCGTAAAGGCACAATCGCCGGAACAATTGTTCCCGTCCTTTGTGGTTCAGCCTTCAAAAATAAAGGCGTACAGCTACTCCTAGATGGAGTTGTAGATTATTTACCTTCGCCTTTAGAAGTACCGCCAATTCAAGGATTGCTACCCAACGGTCAAACGGTCGAACGCCACGCGGACGACAACGAACCCTTGGCAGCTTTGGCATTTAAGATTATGTCCGATCGTTACGGTCGCTTGACATTTTTGCGCGTTTACTCTGGCGTATTGAAAAAAGGTAGCTACGTCTACAACGCCACTAAAGACAAAAAAGAAAGAGTATCGCGTTTAGTGCTGATGAAAGCCGACGATCGCATAGACGTAGATGAATTACGCGCTGGCGACTTGGGAGCAACTCTCGGTCTGCAAGACACCTTTACAGGGGACACAATTTGCACTGAAGCTGACCCGGTAATTCTGGAATCGCTGTTTATTCCTGAGCCTGTAATCTCGGTAGCTGTAGAGCCAAAGACCAAGCAGGACATGGACAAACTATCGAAGGCGTTGCAATCGCTCTCGGAAGAAGACCCGACTTTTAGAGTCAGCGTTGACCACGAAACCAACCAAACCGTAATTGCCGGAATGGGGGAATTGCACCTAGAGATTCTAGTAGACCGAATGCTACGAGAATTTAAGGTAGAAGCAAACGTTGGTGCGCCTCAAGTAGCTTATCGAGAAACTATCCGCAAAGCTGTGAAGGCTGAAGGTAAGTTTATTCGTCAAAGTGGCGGTAAAGGGCAATACGGTCACGTCGTAATTGAAGTTACCCCCGGCGAACCTGGTACAGGGTTTGAATTTGTTTCTAAAATCGTTGGTGGTGTTGTACCTAAAGAGTACATTGGCCCAGCAGAACAAGGAATGAAGGAAACTTGCGAATCGGGAATTCTTGCCGGATACCCGGTCGTAGATATTCGCGCCACCTTGGTAGATGGTTCTTACCACGATGTAGACTCCTCGGAAATGGCATTTAAGATCGCTGGATCGATGGCAATTAAAGAAGCCGTCATGAAAGCTTCCCCCATACTGCTAGAGCCGATGATGAAAGTTGAAGTAGAAGCACCAGAAAACTACTTAGGGGATGTCATGGGCGACCTTAACTCCCGTCGCGGTCAAATCGAAGGTATGGGATCGGAACAAAATCTAGCCAAGGTAACGGCAAAAGTGCCTTTGGTAGATATGTTCGGTTATGCTACCGATATTCGCTCCAAAACCCAAGGTCGGGGTATCTTCTCAATGGAATTTAGCCACTACGAAGAAGTACCTCGCAACGTCGCCGAAGCAATTATTGCTAAGAGCAAAGGAAACTCTTAATAGAGATAAGTAATACGTTTTAAATTAAAATTAAAACGTATTATCTAACCCATTCTCAAAACTGTTCTAAACTCAAAGTTCAACACTAAAAACTAAATTCAATGGCACGCGCAAAATTTGAAAGGAATAAACCCCACGTCAATATCGGTACGATCGGTCACGTAGACCACGGCAAAACCACCTTAACCGCCGCAATTACAATGACTTTGGCTGCCTTAGGACAAGCTACAGGTCGCAAATATGCGGATATCGATGCCGCTCCTGAAGAAAAAGCGCGTGGCATCACAATTAACACCGCTCACGTTGAGTACGAAACCGCAGGCAGACACTACGCTCACGTAGATTGTCCCGGACACGCTGACTATGTAAAAAACATGATCACTGGTGCGGCGCAAATGGACGGCGGTATTTTGGTAGTATCGGCGGCTGATGGCCCTATGCCCCAAACTCGCGAACATATCTTGTTAGCTAAACAAGTAGGCGTTCCTAACCTAGTTGTGTTCTTGAATAAAGAAGACATGGTAGACGATGACGAATTAATGGAACTTGTAGAACTTGAAGTTAGAGAACTTCTCAGCGACTACGATTTCCCCGGCGACGATATCCCTATTGTTAAAGGATCGGGCTTATTGGCGTTAGAAAAAATGACCGAAAACCCCAAAATGCCTAGAGGGGAAGATAAGTGGGTCGATAAAATCTACGAACTTATGGAAGCTGTAGATGCTTACATTCCTACTCCAGAAAGAGACATTGATAAGCCTTTCTTGATGGCTGTAGAGGATGTATTCTCAATCAAGGGTCGCGGTACAGTTGCTACAGGTAGAATTGAGCGTGGAAAAGTCAAAGTTGGCGACTCTGTAGAACTTGTTGGCATCAGAAATACTCGGACAACAACTGTTACCGGAATCGAGATGTTTAAAAAGAGTCTTGACGAAGGAATGGCTGGAGACAACGCTGGGGTACTATTACGCGGACTTGAGAAAGAAGATATTGAGCGCGGGATGGTAATTGCTAAACCAGGTTCAATTACTCCTCATACTCAGTTTGAAGGTGAAGTATACGTGCTTAAGGAAAAAGAAGGCGGTCGCAAGACTCCATTTTTCCCTGGCTATCGTCCACAGTTTTATGTGCGGACAACCGATGTAACTGGCACAATTCGCGCTTTTACTTCTGATGATGGTAGCGAAGCTGAGATGGTTATGCCTGGCGATCGCATCAAAATGACAGTAGAACTAATTAACGCGATCGCTATTGAGCAAGGTATGCGTTTTGCAATCCGTGAAGGTGGTAGAACTATCGGCGCTGGTGTAGTATCAAAAATCTTGAAGTAACCCAAGTTACTAATTACCCATAGCAGAAAAGCCCGATTATGCTTTTCTGCTTTTTTACTGACTCTAATAAAATCTGAACCTAGAAAATTAAAAAAATGGCAACCCTTCAGCAACAAAAAATTCGCATTCGTTTAAAAGCTTTTGACCGTCGCTTGCTCGATACTTCCTGTGAAAAGATTGTAGAAACAGCAAATCGCACTAATGCTACCGCCGTTGGGCCAATACCACTACCGACAAGACGGAGAATTTATTGCTTATTGCGATCGCCTCACGTAGACAAGGATTCCCGCGAACACTTTGAAACTCGTACCCATCGCCGGATTATTGACATTTATCAACCATCGGCTAAAACCATTGATGCCTTGATGAAATTAGACTTACCATCGGGTGTTGATATCGAAGTGAAGTTATAAAAATTAAAATTTGCCTTTTAGAACGGCTAAAAGGCAAATTTATGAGGAATGTCTCTAAAGAAATTCGTTACAGTAAAAGTATTACGATTCTTATCGATATCCGATGACATCTCCTTCAAAAATTGCGGTGCGAGAACTTCCTTTATTTCCTTTACCAGAAGTAGTCCTTTTTCCTGGTAGACCTTTACCTTTACATATATTTGAGTTTCGCTACCGGATCATGATGAATACGATCTTGGAAAGCGATCGCCGTTTCGGAGTTTTGCTATACGATCCGGTACGGGGACAGGTTTCTAACATTGGCTGCTGTGCGGAAATCGTGCAGTATGAGCGAATGCCAGACGATCGCATGAAAATGTTTACTTTAGGTCAACAACGGTTTCGCGTCTTAGAATACGTGCGCGAGAAGCCTTACAAAGTTGGTTTGGTGGAATGGATGGAAGACCACCCCCCGGAGCAAGACCTGCGACCTTTGGCGACGGAAGTAGAACAGCTTTTACAAGACGTAGTGAGGCTATCCGCCAAGCTAACCGACCAAAACATCGAATTACCCGAAAATATCCCCGACTTGCCTACAGAGCTATCTTACTGGGTCGCCAGTAATCTTTATGGAGTAGCGACAGAGCAACAAGCATTGTTAGAAACCCAAGATACAGGCGTTCGTTTGCAAAGAGAAGTCGAAATTCTTACCTCGACACGCAACCATTTAGCGGCGCGTACCGTGCTGAAAGACACGTTTAATTAAAAGTTAAAGGGATGTTGCTCAATGGGTAATGGGTAATGGGTAAGAAAATCATCACACTTTCAGCCATGCCCGCTAAAGGAACAATAGATCGTAACTACCAAAAATTTTGAGAGTGTCAGTGTAAATTGCAAGTTCGGAAATTGCTGTTTGTACGGCGGGGGAAGTGGTATCGCCTTCTAAATCCAGGAAAAAAAGATAGTCGCCGAGCGATCGCTTGCTGGGACGAGATTCGACACGACTAAGGTTAATACCCCTTTGAGCAAACATTTGTAAGGGCTTAACTAGCGCTCCGGGAACGTTGGCTTTAGTGCTAAAAGCTAGGCTGGTATGACTTCCGGTCACGGGTTGCATTGAAGAACTTAGCACCCAAAAGCGCGTACAGTTATCGGGATAATCGTTGATATTACTAGCTAATATTGGCACGTTGTAAAGTTCGGCGGCGCGAGGAGAAGAAATTGTCCCGGCGTTTGGTTGTAGGTCAAGTTTTTCTAAAGCTTCCGTCGTAGAATTAATGGCGATCGCGCGGGTATTGGGTAAATGCTGTTCTAGCCATCCTTGACACTGCGCCAAAGCTTGGGGATGAGAGTAGACGATTTCGAGGTTGTTAAGTGATGAAGCTTTTGATAGTAGAGCGTGAGTAATCGGTAAAACTAAAGCAAGAGTAATTTTTAAGTTATCTAGTTGCCACAACATATCTAGAGTAATAGCAACGCTACCCTCAATAGAGTTTTCCACCGGGACAACGGCTAAATCTACTTGACCCGTGGCGATCGCTTTTAAAGTTTTGGCAATACTAGGATAAGGCAGTAAAGTAGCTTCTTGTTGAGTTTGAGTTAAAAACTTACTTACATAAGAACTTGCTGCTTGTTCAGAATAAGTACCCGAAGGGCCCAAATGACCAATAGATATAGACATAAGTGAGATAACAAATAACTCTGAACTAATATCTTGCCTTGTTCGGTAGTGTTTTTGGTGCTAATCCATATAAATTATCTAAGCGCACTAAGGCTACTCCTGCGATCGCAGAACTTACAACCCAAGCTACTGCTAAACCAACTAATTCTCCTAAAAACAGCCGTGTAACTTGGCGCAAAACTCCACCTATACCCCAACCTAGAACTAAACCAATTGCCCAAGAAACTGCAACTATTGGTATCCATAGCAGCGCTTTTTCGCATCGCTGACGCAAAACTAACCATTGTCCAACTCCTAACAATGCGCCGACTTGTAAGCCATTTAATAAGCCAAAAATTACTCTCGCTTCTAAGTGCAAAGTCCGGGGAGCCATCCACCCAATTGCACCCAAGTTACTAGCACCAATTAAGCCCCAACTTACAATACTCATTAATGCCCACCAAGGAGCAATGTTTTTGCTGCGCTGCTCTAAAATCATTCCTTGGGCTAAACCAACGATCGCACCGCCAATAATACCTTCAGTAGCTTTAATATGGGGTCTAACATCAACCTCAATCAAACATAAGCTGATGGCAAAACTAGCCAAAGTAGCTAATATCCATTGCAGCCAAAAGCCACAGTCAGTTTTAAAATATTTAATCAACATAATTATTTCTTGGGTTTGGGAATAGAAAAAAGCGAACTAAACCCATTGCGGCGCTCTTGGGGAGATTCGGGAGTAATATAACCCCACAAACTTTCCCAATAAAAAAAGGATACTCCACTGTAACC from Synechocystis sp. PCC 7509 includes these protein-coding regions:
- a CDS encoding phosphodiester glycosidase family protein; amino-acid sequence: MVKGSSSFFPTPAKILLLLLPKVLELLLTGEVRSQMPLPTPTNKEILLNNRPLAIAWTQWQQAGKTHIGISDTGFAQILGVDLLNTNDPTKQPIQWFNEPKTNPIVLPTKLNGGYRYLDVTNFTPPGWQFAVKNNTLVITSPTAKIQDIRLGKQTFGDRIVIDLDRPTSWQVNQQSAPPKPKTVINELVEIVKTQVAKQVWLITIDGSANPAIAKTFTDSPSQKIETTPTLAKIRLNLPVGISPRVSTLTNPHRLVIDIRPDGMVEKNILWADGLRWRQQYVSLNEDRFSVTWLELNPAKNLKMLPFWSEATTLVGTNPLIKTAERYNAVAAINSGFFNRKNQLPLGAIRRDGNWISSPILNRGAIAWNNGKIKIGRLSIQESVLTNTGQTLAIKTFNSGYVQKGVARYSSVWGANYSPLTDNETIVIVQNNAVTAQLPGGVAGKANFPIPTNGYLLVVRGDNVSIPIGSILRLQSATIPADFAAYPHILAAGPVLIQNRQIVLDAKAEGFSDAFLREKAIRSAICTTASGNVLIAAVHNRVGGAGSTLAEVAKVMQQLGCTEALNFDGGSSTSLYLGGQLINRSPSTAARVHNGLGIFMTQP
- a CDS encoding cupin domain-containing protein, with amino-acid sequence MVQQVKEVSQEPALNLPSGVTHKGVAATELRPWGSFTVLEEGRGYKIKRIEVKPGHRLSLQMHHHRSEHWIVVSGTARVTCGDAEVMLSNNQSTYVPQCTNHRLENPGVIPLVLIEVQNGEYLGEDDIIRFQDDYARGK
- a CDS encoding HesB/IscA family protein; this translates as MITISPAAIQEIRRLKAKFANPEALFRLQVEPGGCSGLIYKLNFDPPTQSDRLYESNGINIVIDPSSVEHLNGLTLDYSEDLMGGAFRFHNPNALTFCGCGNSFATTA
- the rpsL gene encoding 30S ribosomal protein S12, coding for MPTIQQLIRTERQVADKKTKSPALKQCPQRRGVCTRVYTTTPKKPNSALRKVARVRLTSGFEVTAYIPGIGHNLQEHSVVMIRGGRVKDLPGVRYHIIRGTLDTAGVKDRRQGRSKYGTKRPKPAAS
- the rpsG gene encoding 30S ribosomal protein S7, with the protein product MSRRTVVQKRIVPPDSVYNSRLISMMMRRVMRSGKKSIAAGIIYDAMKTIEERTGSDPLETFEKAVRNATPLVEVKARRVGGATYQVPMEVRTERGITLAMRWLIQFSRQRPGRTMASRLANELMDAANETGNAIRKREETHRMADANKAFAHYRY
- the fusA gene encoding elongation factor G; this encodes MARTVPLEKVRNIGIAAHIDAGKTTTTERILFYSGIVHKIGEVHEGTATTDWMEQERERGITITAAAISTSWKDYAVNIIDTPGHVDFTIEVERSMRVLDGVIAVFCSVGGVQPQSETVWRQADRYKVPRIAFINKMDRMGANFYRVHEQIRDRLRANAVAIQLPIGTESDLRGIVDLVKMKAYIYNNDQGTDIEETEIPADMQDKAQEFRAKLVEAAAETDEVLVEKYFEGVDLTEAEIRVALRKGTIAGTIVPVLCGSAFKNKGVQLLLDGVVDYLPSPLEVPPIQGLLPNGQTVERHADDNEPLAALAFKIMSDRYGRLTFLRVYSGVLKKGSYVYNATKDKKERVSRLVLMKADDRIDVDELRAGDLGATLGLQDTFTGDTICTEADPVILESLFIPEPVISVAVEPKTKQDMDKLSKALQSLSEEDPTFRVSVDHETNQTVIAGMGELHLEILVDRMLREFKVEANVGAPQVAYRETIRKAVKAEGKFIRQSGGKGQYGHVVIEVTPGEPGTGFEFVSKIVGGVVPKEYIGPAEQGMKETCESGILAGYPVVDIRATLVDGSYHDVDSSEMAFKIAGSMAIKEAVMKASPILLEPMMKVEVEAPENYLGDVMGDLNSRRGQIEGMGSEQNLAKVTAKVPLVDMFGYATDIRSKTQGRGIFSMEFSHYEEVPRNVAEAIIAKSKGNS
- the tuf gene encoding elongation factor Tu produces the protein MARAKFERNKPHVNIGTIGHVDHGKTTLTAAITMTLAALGQATGRKYADIDAAPEEKARGITINTAHVEYETAGRHYAHVDCPGHADYVKNMITGAAQMDGGILVVSAADGPMPQTREHILLAKQVGVPNLVVFLNKEDMVDDDELMELVELEVRELLSDYDFPGDDIPIVKGSGLLALEKMTENPKMPRGEDKWVDKIYELMEAVDAYIPTPERDIDKPFLMAVEDVFSIKGRGTVATGRIERGKVKVGDSVELVGIRNTRTTTVTGIEMFKKSLDEGMAGDNAGVLLRGLEKEDIERGMVIAKPGSITPHTQFEGEVYVLKEKEGGRKTPFFPGYRPQFYVRTTDVTGTIRAFTSDDGSEAEMVMPGDRIKMTVELINAIAIEQGMRFAIREGGRTIGAGVVSKILK
- the rpsJ gene encoding 30S ribosomal protein S10 is translated as MATLQQQKIRIRLKAFDRRLLDTSCEKIVETANRTNATAVGPIPLPTRRRIYCLLRSPHVDKDSREHFETRTHRRIIDIYQPSAKTIDALMKLDLPSGVDIEVKL
- a CDS encoding LON peptidase substrate-binding domain-containing protein, which gives rise to MTSPSKIAVRELPLFPLPEVVLFPGRPLPLHIFEFRYRIMMNTILESDRRFGVLLYDPVRGQVSNIGCCAEIVQYERMPDDRMKMFTLGQQRFRVLEYVREKPYKVGLVEWMEDHPPEQDLRPLATEVEQLLQDVVRLSAKLTDQNIELPENIPDLPTELSYWVASNLYGVATEQQALLETQDTGVRLQREVEILTSTRNHLAARTVLKDTFN
- the pheA gene encoding prephenate dehydratase — translated: MSISIGHLGPSGTYSEQAASSYVSKFLTQTQQEATLLPYPSIAKTLKAIATGQVDLAVVPVENSIEGSVAITLDMLWQLDNLKITLALVLPITHALLSKASSLNNLEIVYSHPQALAQCQGWLEQHLPNTRAIAINSTTEALEKLDLQPNAGTISSPRAAELYNVPILASNINDYPDNCTRFWVLSSSMQPVTGSHTSLAFSTKANVPGALVKPLQMFAQRGINLSRVESRPSKRSLGDYLFFLDLEGDTTSPAVQTAISELAIYTDTLKIFGSYDLLFL